From a single Vallitalea longa genomic region:
- a CDS encoding Na(+)/H(+) antiporter subunit B translates to MLEIALLLLVVLAILAVQTNTLRRAIVYLCVFSLLCSFCYLLYQAPDVAIAEAVIGSTLSTIIYLVALNKYKVFRVYYIMESQESYYIQKNDLCKTLAKYSYEKELELDIVNSNKSIEDIVNDYPYDIIVLHSSDTITVYGDKSNYHFDDLIKYIGDTTNIEVTYDYLIENEGDTLL, encoded by the coding sequence GTGTTAGAAATCGCTTTACTGTTGTTAGTGGTCTTAGCAATACTTGCAGTACAAACTAATACATTGAGAAGGGCTATCGTATATCTCTGTGTATTCTCATTACTTTGTTCTTTTTGTTATCTACTTTATCAAGCACCAGATGTCGCTATTGCAGAAGCAGTTATCGGCAGTACATTATCAACTATCATTTATCTTGTCGCATTAAATAAATATAAAGTCTTTAGAGTGTACTATATTATGGAATCACAGGAATCATATTATATACAGAAAAATGATTTATGTAAGACTTTAGCAAAATATTCTTATGAAAAAGAATTGGAACTGGATATAGTTAATTCCAACAAAAGCATTGAAGACATAGTTAATGATTATCCTTATGATATTATAGTTCTTCATAGTTCTGATACTATAACTGTATATGGTGACAAATCAAATTACCATTTTGATGATTTGATTAAATATATTGGTGATACTACAAATATTGAAGTTACTTATGATTATCTAATAGAAAATGAAGGAGATACATTGTTATGA
- a CDS encoding monovalent cation/H+ antiporter complex subunit F → MSIISIIIIVKGPTIWDRLLGLNLFSAKIILLILIFSILFDLPYLLDIAIVYTLFGFIGIIFISRFVKGKGKI, encoded by the coding sequence ATGTCAATTATAAGCATAATAATAATAGTAAAAGGTCCAACCATATGGGATAGGCTTTTAGGTCTTAACCTTTTTTCTGCAAAAATCATATTATTGATACTTATTTTTTCTATATTGTTTGATTTACCGTATTTACTGGATATCGCTATAGTTTATACTCTATTTGGATTTATAGGCATTATTTTTATATCAAGATTTGTAAAAGGAAAGGGGAAAATTTGA
- the mbhE gene encoding hydrogen gas-evolving membrane-bound hydrogenase subunit E — MRRKLLAIFLLIVFLICISLDIVPLDNSTEVLNYYVDNSLDETGSVNVVTSIYLNYRVFDTIFETLLLLISIIGIIYFSRHEGDY, encoded by the coding sequence ATGAGAAGAAAATTACTAGCAATATTTTTATTGATTGTCTTTTTAATATGTATATCACTTGATATTGTTCCTCTTGATAATTCAACAGAGGTATTGAACTATTATGTTGATAATAGTTTAGATGAAACTGGAAGCGTTAACGTTGTTACTTCTATATATCTTAATTATAGAGTATTTGATACTATATTTGAAACATTACTATTATTAATAAGCATAATTGGTATAATATATTTTTCAAGGCATGAGGGAGATTATTAG
- a CDS encoding Na+/H+ antiporter subunit E: MKYIINHKIFTLFLTFIWCILCGSFSIHAIIIGLVISSIAIFLGCHIPGGAQYLHSLNVSFFNFLKFMFILFIDIYISTFKMFKLIFTSNINPRLVPIKTSLNNDWSIFFLANAITLTPGTVTVNRKGNKLLILTTYPEESNKIVNQSLVNALSKGVKH, from the coding sequence TTGAAATACATCATTAATCATAAAATATTTACTTTATTTTTGACTTTCATATGGTGCATTTTATGTGGCAGTTTTTCTATCCATGCAATAATTATAGGATTAGTTATTTCATCTATTGCTATTTTTTTAGGTTGTCATATACCAGGTGGTGCCCAATATCTACATAGCCTGAATGTATCCTTTTTCAATTTTCTTAAATTCATGTTCATATTATTTATCGATATCTATATATCGACATTCAAAATGTTCAAATTAATTTTTACTTCAAATATTAATCCTAGGTTAGTACCTATTAAAACATCGTTAAATAACGATTGGTCAATATTTTTTTTAGCTAATGCAATAACTCTAACTCCAGGTACTGTTACAGTTAACAGAAAAGGTAATAAGCTATTGATATTAACTACATATCCAGAAGAATCCAACAAGATTGTAAATCAATCATTAGTAAATGCACTTAGTAAAGGAGTGAAACATTGA
- a CDS encoding monovalent cation/H(+) antiporter subunit G: MFEIIGYIIISIGLIFMLIGLIGLLKFKNFYSRVLVSSIIDTASFITIIIGVIFIKGISFFSLKIILILLLMLFLNPLATHTIARNANISGLRIGDDN; encoded by the coding sequence ATGTTTGAGATTATAGGCTATATTATTATCTCTATAGGATTAATATTTATGCTTATAGGCCTAATCGGATTACTTAAATTCAAGAATTTTTATTCTCGTGTTTTAGTATCATCAATTATTGATACTGCTTCATTTATAACTATTATTATAGGTGTTATTTTTATAAAAGGCATAAGTTTTTTTAGTCTTAAAATAATACTTATACTTTTACTTATGCTTTTTTTGAATCCTTTAGCTACCCACACTATTGCTCGAAATGCAAATATTAGTGGTTTAAGAATAGGAGATGATAATTAG
- a CDS encoding complex I subunit 5 family protein, whose translation MIPLYVFILSPIMIATISYIFKTKYNNIIILICQLILFSCSIIDFIFVKYNSKLSCVIGNYKKGIGIALEADTISIVFVMLVIFLFTCMLIYNFNKHYMNNLFLFLFLILQGLINGIFLSMDLFNLYVLIEVSTLVVSILIMFKKDSSSIYDGMIYLFINIVAMTFFLLGTGYMYKIFGYLDFTTIYDNMHKVKDTKSLILPYSLLITAVSLKSAIMPLFSWLPRAHGSHSSPSIVSAILSGLYVKCGVYLFIRFQNLFSPAFDTNTIFLIMGFLTAVIGFIFALSQVDIKLILSYHTISQIGLIIFGLSLNDIYSHWGSIYHIINHAIFKSVLFLTAGIIIEEYETRDIRQIRGVYKRMPFVSIYTFIAILGITGAPFFNGSISKYLIQKGSYSGILDYGLIFINLGTILSFVKYLSMFKGTYTGKKYSPPINQKIAISLLGTLCFLGGIFGIRLIKLLFNISLLITFDGYLIKSILYIFSIILGILFYKFIYNKIKIFNHIREINLSFNQICLTITVYFSAILITMMTLHRIGLISI comes from the coding sequence ATGATACCCCTTTATGTTTTTATTTTATCACCTATTATGATTGCAACTATTTCATATATATTTAAAACTAAGTATAATAATATCATCATACTTATTTGTCAGCTAATACTATTTTCTTGTAGCATTATAGATTTTATTTTTGTTAAGTATAATTCTAAACTCTCATGTGTAATTGGCAATTATAAAAAAGGTATTGGAATAGCATTGGAAGCTGATACAATATCTATTGTGTTCGTTATGCTTGTAATTTTTCTATTTACATGTATGCTCATATATAATTTTAACAAACATTATATGAATAATTTATTCTTATTCTTATTTCTAATTCTACAAGGATTGATAAATGGTATTTTTTTATCAATGGATTTATTTAATCTATATGTACTTATTGAAGTGTCTACCCTTGTTGTTAGTATACTTATCATGTTCAAAAAAGATAGTAGCTCTATTTATGATGGAATGATCTATTTGTTCATAAACATTGTTGCTATGACTTTTTTCCTTCTGGGAACTGGCTATATGTATAAGATTTTTGGTTACTTAGATTTCACCACTATATATGACAATATGCATAAAGTCAAAGATACTAAATCACTAATATTACCTTATAGTCTTCTAATTACAGCTGTAAGTCTAAAATCAGCAATAATGCCTTTATTCAGTTGGCTACCTAGAGCTCATGGTTCACATTCTTCTCCATCAATCGTATCAGCCATATTATCTGGATTATATGTAAAATGTGGTGTATACCTGTTTATTAGATTTCAAAATTTATTTTCACCTGCATTTGATACAAATACCATTTTTCTTATTATGGGATTCTTAACAGCAGTAATAGGATTCATATTTGCACTCTCTCAGGTTGATATAAAATTAATACTTTCATATCACACTATAAGTCAAATTGGTTTAATTATATTCGGACTTAGTCTTAACGATATATATAGTCATTGGGGCAGTATATATCATATTATCAATCATGCTATTTTTAAATCCGTTTTATTTTTAACAGCGGGTATCATTATCGAAGAATATGAAACAAGAGATATAAGGCAGATAAGAGGAGTCTATAAAAGAATGCCTTTTGTTAGTATATATACTTTTATAGCTATATTAGGTATTACTGGGGCTCCATTTTTTAATGGAAGCATATCAAAATATTTAATTCAAAAAGGAAGTTATAGCGGAATACTCGATTATGGATTAATATTCATTAATCTTGGCACTATCTTATCGTTTGTCAAATATCTTAGTATGTTTAAGGGTACATATACGGGTAAAAAATATTCTCCACCGATCAATCAAAAAATTGCTATATCGCTGCTAGGGACATTATGTTTTTTAGGAGGTATATTTGGTATTAGGTTAATCAAATTACTTTTCAATATTAGTTTACTTATTACATTTGATGGTTATCTAATCAAAAGCATATTGTACATATTTAGTATCATTCTCGGTATACTATTCTATAAATTTATCTATAATAAGATAAAAATATTCAATCATATCAGAGAAATTAATTTAAGTTTTAACCAGATATGCTTAACTATAACTGTTTATTTTTCAGCCATACTTATAACAATGATGACATTACATAGAATTGGGCTTATATCAATATAA
- a CDS encoding glycerol-3-phosphate responsive antiterminator produces MNNIIDSIEENPIIAAIRDRGDIDSAIDSSVSTVFLLYTDIFNLKTLVDKIKNKGKKVFVHMDMIEGMGKDNKAIDYIAQVIKPDGIISTRSNHIKYAKEKGLFTIQRFFLIDSLSFKTTVKTVKSVKPDMIEIMPGIIPTIIQRLSSQLAVPIIAGGLVGSKDQIISILKVGALGVSVGRKDLWNL; encoded by the coding sequence ATGAATAACATTATTGATTCAATAGAAGAAAATCCTATAATCGCAGCAATTAGAGATCGTGGAGATATTGATTCAGCTATAGATTCTTCTGTATCTACTGTTTTTTTATTATATACAGATATTTTTAATTTAAAAACCTTAGTTGATAAAATAAAAAATAAAGGTAAAAAAGTATTTGTTCATATGGATATGATTGAAGGTATGGGTAAAGATAATAAAGCTATTGATTACATAGCACAAGTAATAAAACCTGATGGTATTATAAGTACTAGAAGTAATCATATAAAATATGCGAAAGAAAAAGGATTGTTTACCATCCAAAGGTTCTTTTTAATTGATAGCCTATCTTTTAAAACTACAGTAAAAACAGTAAAATCTGTTAAGCCAGATATGATTGAAATTATGCCTGGGATCATTCCTACAATTATTCAAAGACTAAGTAGCCAATTAGCTGTTCCTATAATAGCAGGAGGATTAGTAGGTTCTAAGGATCAAATAATATCAATATTGAAGGTAGGAGCATTAGGTGTATCTGTGGGAAGAAAAGATTTATGGAATCTATAA